In Halomarina salina, one DNA window encodes the following:
- a CDS encoding helix-turn-helix domain-containing protein, translating into MLDVTLDMEQYDCPFIAASDAHDVAFSAAHWEYDPVDSRLDTRMVVEGDSPAALDAGLRVLRDHRGLRDYDLLSRTGDVAHVRTTIDETAAMATIRDHDGYITGPFHIAGGRELWHVGFDRDTDADTALSLLDRENEYDVVSRESVDLTDLSGFVQNVGAAMTLIEGCRDLSSRERETLEAAVDGGYFDSPRGETLGTLADRFDVSKPAVSKTLRRSQAKTMTRITDVLGELDGEGISPVKRASGAPTDVPTESEDD; encoded by the coding sequence ATGCTCGACGTCACCCTCGACATGGAGCAGTACGACTGCCCGTTCATCGCGGCGAGCGATGCCCACGACGTCGCGTTCTCGGCGGCGCACTGGGAGTACGACCCCGTCGACAGTCGTCTCGACACGCGGATGGTCGTCGAGGGCGACTCGCCCGCCGCACTCGACGCCGGGTTGCGCGTGTTGCGCGACCACCGGGGCCTGCGCGACTACGACCTCCTCTCGCGGACGGGCGACGTCGCCCACGTCCGGACGACCATCGACGAGACGGCGGCGATGGCGACCATCCGCGACCACGACGGCTACATCACCGGACCGTTCCACATCGCCGGCGGCCGCGAACTGTGGCACGTCGGGTTCGACCGCGACACCGACGCCGACACGGCCCTGTCGCTGCTCGACCGGGAGAACGAGTACGACGTCGTCTCGCGGGAGTCGGTCGACCTGACCGACCTGAGCGGGTTCGTCCAGAACGTCGGCGCGGCGATGACGCTCATCGAGGGGTGTCGCGACCTCTCCTCGCGCGAACGCGAGACGCTGGAGGCGGCCGTCGACGGTGGCTACTTCGACAGTCCGCGCGGCGAGACGCTCGGCACGCTCGCCGACCGCTTCGACGTGTCGAAACCAGCCGTCTCGAAGACCCTCCGACGCAGTCAGGCGAAGACCATGACTCGCATCACCGACGTCCTCGGGGAGCTCGACGGCGAGGGAATCAGTCCAGTGAAGCGGGCCAGTGGCGCACCCACCGACGTCCCCACCGAGAGCGAGGACGACTGA
- a CDS encoding helix-turn-helix transcriptional regulator: MSSETELNWTTLSGFERDVLQAAAALEAEEGATTGVALRQALERAGYDAVSHGRVYQNVNRLRQRGAMERVPVDGRSYHYRPTERGRRVARDHLDAVATVFGEA; encoded by the coding sequence ATGTCATCGGAGACCGAACTGAACTGGACGACGCTGAGCGGGTTCGAGCGAGACGTGCTCCAGGCCGCGGCGGCGCTGGAAGCGGAGGAGGGTGCGACGACGGGCGTCGCGTTGCGGCAGGCGCTCGAACGGGCGGGCTACGACGCGGTGAGCCACGGCCGGGTGTACCAGAACGTGAACCGGCTGCGTCAGCGGGGCGCGATGGAGCGGGTCCCGGTCGACGGGCGGTCGTACCACTACCGGCCGACGGAGCGGGGTCGGCGCGTCGCGAGAGACCACCTCGACGCGGTGGCGACCGTCTTCGGCGAGGCCTGA
- a CDS encoding PadR family transcriptional regulator, with translation MLARLTGFQRDLLFVVASLDGTVPTGVTIQEELSDQRGDRVNHGRLYGNLRDLVDADLVEKRPVDGRTNTYSVTDEARDALRAHCEWEAVCLGRECSAADGADDESETSADGGDDTTDRRKRY, from the coding sequence GTGCTCGCCCGGCTCACCGGGTTCCAGCGCGACCTGCTGTTCGTCGTCGCCAGCCTCGACGGCACCGTCCCGACGGGCGTCACCATCCAGGAGGAGCTCTCCGACCAGCGTGGCGACCGGGTCAACCACGGCCGCCTCTACGGCAACCTCCGGGACCTCGTGGACGCCGACCTCGTCGAGAAGCGCCCGGTCGACGGCCGGACGAACACCTACAGCGTCACCGACGAGGCTCGGGACGCGCTCCGCGCCCACTGCGAGTGGGAGGCCGTCTGCCTCGGCCGCGAGTGCAGCGCTGCGGACGGCGCGGACGACGAGAGCGAGACGTCGGCAGACGGCGGGGACGACACCACCGACCGGCGGAAGCGGTACTGA